Proteins from a genomic interval of Capsicum annuum cultivar UCD-10X-F1 chromosome 4, UCD10Xv1.1, whole genome shotgun sequence:
- the LOC107868094 gene encoding protease Do-like 7 isoform X7, producing the protein MFFPENGYNDFNTFYMQAASGTKGGSSGSPVIDWQGRAVALNAGSKLSSASAFFLPLERVVRSLKFLQEGGYFSTHTWAAVTIPRGTLQMTFLHKGFDETRRLGVQRQTEQLVRNSTPPTETGMLVVDSVVPGGPAHNHLEPGDVLIRMNGEVVTQFLKMETLLDDSVEQKIELQIERGGTPLTVNLLVQDLHSITPDHFLEVSGAVIHPLSYQQARNFRFNCGLVYIAEPGYMLYRAGVPRHSIIKKFAGEGISRLEDLISVLSKLSRGARVPLEYINYKERHQKKSVLVTIDRHEWYAPPQIYKREDSSGLWTAKLALQQESPLLVSGICPIENHAGSCTSEVSPKDYIPEKVIQESTDGVTSMEISGEHVAERPNTRDDSDNGTKKRRLKEDSSEDGNVITDCSLNERREERLDESGSVEDAVLRDYQGAVPVEATSVPERVIEPSLVMFEVHVPSSCMLDGVHSQHFFGTGVIVYHSQTMGLVAVDKNTGAVPVSDVMLSFAAFPIEIPAEVVFLHPFHNFALVAYDPTALGAAAASVVRAAELLPEPALLRGDSVFLVGLSRSLQATSRKSIVTNPSAAVNIGSSDVPRYRATNMEVIELDTDFGSTFSGVLTDERGRVLALWGSFSTQLKYGSSSSEEHQFVRGIPIYKISQLVNRITSGTEGPPRLINGLRRPMPCIRILEVELYPTLLSKARSFGLSDAWIQALVKKDPLRRQVLQVKGCFAGSKAENLLEQGDMILAINKKLVTCFRDIEDACQLLDHSRNDDGKLDLTIVRRGNEIELLVGTDVRDGNGAKRAINWCGGILQEPYPAVRALGFLPEEGHGVYVARWCHGSPAHRHGLFALQWIVEVNGKPTPNLDAFVDVTKAIEHGEFVRVRSVHLNGKPRVLTLKQDLHYWPTWELRFDPETAMWRRKVIKSLDSSVL; encoded by the exons GCTGCTTCCGGGACTAAAGGTGGTTCAAGTGGCTCGCCTGTAATTGATTGGCAAGGAAGAGCTGTTGCCTTGAATGCTGGGAGCAAATTATCAAGTGCATCTGCTTTTTTCTTGCCTTTAGAACGA GTTGTCAGGTCACTCAAGTTCTTACAGGAAGGAGGATATTTTTCTACACATACATGGGCAGCGGTCACTATTCCTCGTGGTACACTACAG ATGACATTTCTCCATAAAGGATTTGATGAGACACGTAGGCTTGGTGTTCAACGTCAGACGGAACAG TTGGTGCGCAATTCAACTCCACCCACCGAAACTGGAATGCTGGTTGTCGATTCTGTG GTTCCTGGCGGCCCTGCTCATAATCATTTAGAGCCTGGCGATGTACTTATTCGCATGAATGGGGAG GTTGTTACCCAGTTCCTGAAGATGGAGACTTTACTTGATGACAGTGTTGAGCAGAAAATTGAGCTTCAAATTGAAAGGGGTGGCACTCCTTTGACAGTGAACTTGTTG GTTCAGGATTTGCACTCAATTACTCCTGACCACTTCTTGGAAGTTAGTGGTGCTGTGATACATCCCCTTTCTTATCAACAG GCTAGAAATTTTCGTTTTAACTGTGGTCTTGTCTATATCGCTGAACCCGG ATACATGCTATATAGAGCAGGAGTTCCTCGCCACTCCATCATTAAAAAATTTGCAGGAGAAGGAATATCAAGGCTTGAAGACTTAATTTCTGTTTTATCTAAGTTGTCTAGGGGTGCAAGAGTACCATTGGAGTATATAAACTACAAGGAACGTCATCAGAAAAAG TCTGTCTTGGTCACAATTGATCGCCATGAGTGGTATGCACCCCCACAGATATATAAGCGCGAGGACAGCTCTGGCTTATGGACAGCAAAACTGGCTTTGCAGCAGGAGTCCCCACTTTTGGTATCTGGCATTTGTCCAATCGAAAATCACGCCGGATCTTGTACTAGCGAGGTCAGTCCTAAGGACTATATACCTGAAAAAGTCATCCAAGAATCCACCGATGGAGTTACTAGTATGGAAATTAGTGGTGAACATGTTGCTGAGAGACCAAATACTCGGGATGATTCTGATAACGGAACAAAGAAAAGGAGGTTGAAAGAGGACTCATCTGAAGATGGCAATGTAATAACTGATTGCTCTTTAAATGAGCGGAGAGAAGAAAGATTGGATGAGTCTGGATCCGTGGAAGATGCAGTTCTGAGAGATTATCAAGGTGCAGTACCTGTAGAAGCTACATCAGTCCCTGAGCGTGTGATCGAGCCTAGTCTTGTGATGTTTGAG GTTCATGTCCCTTCATCATGTATGCTTGACGGTGTTCACTCACAACATTTTTTTGGAACTGGGGTAATTGTATATCATTCCCAAACCATGGGCTTGGTTGCTGTTGACAAAAACACAGGTGCAGTACCAGTTTCTGATGTGATGCTATCATTTGCTGCTTTTCCTATTGAAATCCCTGCCGAG GTAGTCTTCCTCCACCCTTTCCATAATTTTGCTCTGGTTGCATACGACCCCACTGCTTTGGGAGCTGCTGCTGCCTCTGTGGTTCGTGCTGCTGAACTTCTTCCTG AACCTGCTCTTCTTCGTGGAGATTCTGTGTTTCTAGTGGGATTGAGTAGAAGCCTGCAGGCAACCTCCAGGAAATCAATCGTGACTAACCCTTCTGCTGCTGTGAATATTGGATCCTCTGATGTTCCGCGATACAGAGCAACAAACATGGAAGTCATTGAGCTTGACACTG ATTTTGGAAGCACCTTTTCGGGTGTGCTGACTGATGAGCGTGGAAGAGTTCTAGCTTTATGGGGAAGCTTTTCAACGCAG CTCAAGTATGGCTCGAGTTCATCAGAAGAGCACCAATTTGTCCGAGGTATCCCAATATATAAAATAAGCCAACTCGTTAACAGGATCACTTCTGGCACTGAGGGACCACCTCGTCTTATAAATGGTTTACGAAGACCTATGCCGTGCATAAGAATATTAGAAGTTGAACTTTACCCTACTTTGCTTTCTAAAGCTCGGAGTTTTGGACTAAGTGATGCATGGATCCAG GCCCTCGTGAAGAAGGATCCTCTGAGACGCCAAGTTTTGCAAGTCAAAGGTTGCTTCGCTGGCTCAAAAGCTGAAAACTTGTTGGAACAAGGGGATATGATCTTAGCAATTAATAAAAAGCTAGTAACATGCTTTCGTGACATTGAAGATGCATGCCAATTGTTAGACCATTCCAGGAACGATGATGGAAAACTAGACTTGACAATTGTCCGTCGG GGAAATGAAATTGAACTACTTGTGGGAACGGATGTGAGGGATGGAAATGGAGCCAAACGAGCAATAAATTGGTGTGGCGGTATTCTCCAAGAACCTTATCCAGCCGTACGTGCACTTGGGTTTCTGCCTGAAGAAGGTCATGGAGTATATGTGGCAAG GTGGTGTCACGGGAGTCCTGCACATCGTCATGGTCTCTTTGCTCTTCAATGGATAGTTGAAGTCAACGGGAAACCAACACCTAACTTGGATGCTTTTGTTGATGTGACTAAG GCAATAGAGCATGGAGAGTTTGTTCGCGTACGATCTGTCCACCTGAATGGAAAGCCTCGAGTGCTCACATTGAAGCAAGATTTACACTACTGGCCAACATGGGAACTCAGGTTTGATCCTGAAACTGCAATGTGGAGACGCAAAGTAATCAAATCATTGGATTCTAGTGTTCTGTGA
- the LOC107868094 gene encoding protease Do-like 7 isoform X6, producing the protein MFFPETSKFSSAMSRLRHLERCVPFKNGYNDFNTFYMQAASGTKGGSSGSPVIDWQGRAVALNAGSKLSSASAFFLPLERVVRSLKFLQEGGYFSTHTWAAVTIPRGTLQMTFLHKGFDETRRLGVQRQTEQLVRNSTPPTETGMLVVDSVVPGGPAHNHLEPGDVLIRMNGEVVTQFLKMETLLDDSVEQKIELQIERGGTPLTVNLLVQDLHSITPDHFLEVSGAVIHPLSYQQARNFRFNCGLVYIAEPGYMLYRAGVPRHSIIKKFAGEGISRLEDLISVLSKLSRGARVPLEYINYKERHQKKSVLVTIDRHEWYAPPQIYKREDSSGLWTAKLALQQESPLLVSGICPIENHAGSCTSEVSPKDYIPEKVIQESTDGVTSMEISGEHVAERPNTRDDSDNGTKKRRLKEDSSEDGNVITDCSLNERREERLDESGSVEDAVLRDYQGAVPVEATSVPERVIEPSLVMFEVHVPSSCMLDGVHSQHFFGTGVIVYHSQTMGLVAVDKNTGAVPVSDVMLSFAAFPIEIPAEVVFLHPFHNFALVAYDPTALGAAAASVVRAAELLPEPALLRGDSVFLVGLSRSLQATSRKSIVTNPSAAVNIGSSDVPRYRATNMEVIELDTDFGSTFSGVLTDERGRVLALWGSFSTQLKYGSSSSEEHQFVRGIPIYKISQLVNRITSGTEGPPRLINGLRRPMPCIRILEVELYPTLLSKARSFGLSDAWIQALVKKDPLRRQVLQVKGCFAGSKAENLLEQGDMILAINKKLVTCFRDIEDACQLLDHSRNDDGKLDLTIVRRGNEIELLVGTDVRDGNGAKRAINWCGGILQEPYPAVRALGFLPEEGHGVYVARWCHGSPAHRHGLFALQWIVEVNGKPTPNLDAFVDVTKAIEHGEFVRVRSVHLNGKPRVLTLKQDLHYWPTWELRFDPETAMWRRKVIKSLDSSVL; encoded by the exons GCTGCTTCCGGGACTAAAGGTGGTTCAAGTGGCTCGCCTGTAATTGATTGGCAAGGAAGAGCTGTTGCCTTGAATGCTGGGAGCAAATTATCAAGTGCATCTGCTTTTTTCTTGCCTTTAGAACGA GTTGTCAGGTCACTCAAGTTCTTACAGGAAGGAGGATATTTTTCTACACATACATGGGCAGCGGTCACTATTCCTCGTGGTACACTACAG ATGACATTTCTCCATAAAGGATTTGATGAGACACGTAGGCTTGGTGTTCAACGTCAGACGGAACAG TTGGTGCGCAATTCAACTCCACCCACCGAAACTGGAATGCTGGTTGTCGATTCTGTG GTTCCTGGCGGCCCTGCTCATAATCATTTAGAGCCTGGCGATGTACTTATTCGCATGAATGGGGAG GTTGTTACCCAGTTCCTGAAGATGGAGACTTTACTTGATGACAGTGTTGAGCAGAAAATTGAGCTTCAAATTGAAAGGGGTGGCACTCCTTTGACAGTGAACTTGTTG GTTCAGGATTTGCACTCAATTACTCCTGACCACTTCTTGGAAGTTAGTGGTGCTGTGATACATCCCCTTTCTTATCAACAG GCTAGAAATTTTCGTTTTAACTGTGGTCTTGTCTATATCGCTGAACCCGG ATACATGCTATATAGAGCAGGAGTTCCTCGCCACTCCATCATTAAAAAATTTGCAGGAGAAGGAATATCAAGGCTTGAAGACTTAATTTCTGTTTTATCTAAGTTGTCTAGGGGTGCAAGAGTACCATTGGAGTATATAAACTACAAGGAACGTCATCAGAAAAAG TCTGTCTTGGTCACAATTGATCGCCATGAGTGGTATGCACCCCCACAGATATATAAGCGCGAGGACAGCTCTGGCTTATGGACAGCAAAACTGGCTTTGCAGCAGGAGTCCCCACTTTTGGTATCTGGCATTTGTCCAATCGAAAATCACGCCGGATCTTGTACTAGCGAGGTCAGTCCTAAGGACTATATACCTGAAAAAGTCATCCAAGAATCCACCGATGGAGTTACTAGTATGGAAATTAGTGGTGAACATGTTGCTGAGAGACCAAATACTCGGGATGATTCTGATAACGGAACAAAGAAAAGGAGGTTGAAAGAGGACTCATCTGAAGATGGCAATGTAATAACTGATTGCTCTTTAAATGAGCGGAGAGAAGAAAGATTGGATGAGTCTGGATCCGTGGAAGATGCAGTTCTGAGAGATTATCAAGGTGCAGTACCTGTAGAAGCTACATCAGTCCCTGAGCGTGTGATCGAGCCTAGTCTTGTGATGTTTGAG GTTCATGTCCCTTCATCATGTATGCTTGACGGTGTTCACTCACAACATTTTTTTGGAACTGGGGTAATTGTATATCATTCCCAAACCATGGGCTTGGTTGCTGTTGACAAAAACACAGGTGCAGTACCAGTTTCTGATGTGATGCTATCATTTGCTGCTTTTCCTATTGAAATCCCTGCCGAG GTAGTCTTCCTCCACCCTTTCCATAATTTTGCTCTGGTTGCATACGACCCCACTGCTTTGGGAGCTGCTGCTGCCTCTGTGGTTCGTGCTGCTGAACTTCTTCCTG AACCTGCTCTTCTTCGTGGAGATTCTGTGTTTCTAGTGGGATTGAGTAGAAGCCTGCAGGCAACCTCCAGGAAATCAATCGTGACTAACCCTTCTGCTGCTGTGAATATTGGATCCTCTGATGTTCCGCGATACAGAGCAACAAACATGGAAGTCATTGAGCTTGACACTG ATTTTGGAAGCACCTTTTCGGGTGTGCTGACTGATGAGCGTGGAAGAGTTCTAGCTTTATGGGGAAGCTTTTCAACGCAG CTCAAGTATGGCTCGAGTTCATCAGAAGAGCACCAATTTGTCCGAGGTATCCCAATATATAAAATAAGCCAACTCGTTAACAGGATCACTTCTGGCACTGAGGGACCACCTCGTCTTATAAATGGTTTACGAAGACCTATGCCGTGCATAAGAATATTAGAAGTTGAACTTTACCCTACTTTGCTTTCTAAAGCTCGGAGTTTTGGACTAAGTGATGCATGGATCCAG GCCCTCGTGAAGAAGGATCCTCTGAGACGCCAAGTTTTGCAAGTCAAAGGTTGCTTCGCTGGCTCAAAAGCTGAAAACTTGTTGGAACAAGGGGATATGATCTTAGCAATTAATAAAAAGCTAGTAACATGCTTTCGTGACATTGAAGATGCATGCCAATTGTTAGACCATTCCAGGAACGATGATGGAAAACTAGACTTGACAATTGTCCGTCGG GGAAATGAAATTGAACTACTTGTGGGAACGGATGTGAGGGATGGAAATGGAGCCAAACGAGCAATAAATTGGTGTGGCGGTATTCTCCAAGAACCTTATCCAGCCGTACGTGCACTTGGGTTTCTGCCTGAAGAAGGTCATGGAGTATATGTGGCAAG GTGGTGTCACGGGAGTCCTGCACATCGTCATGGTCTCTTTGCTCTTCAATGGATAGTTGAAGTCAACGGGAAACCAACACCTAACTTGGATGCTTTTGTTGATGTGACTAAG GCAATAGAGCATGGAGAGTTTGTTCGCGTACGATCTGTCCACCTGAATGGAAAGCCTCGAGTGCTCACATTGAAGCAAGATTTACACTACTGGCCAACATGGGAACTCAGGTTTGATCCTGAAACTGCAATGTGGAGACGCAAAGTAATCAAATCATTGGATTCTAGTGTTCTGTGA